Sequence from the Candoia aspera isolate rCanAsp1 chromosome 7, rCanAsp1.hap2, whole genome shotgun sequence genome:
TCAATCAAGAAAGGGATGTTCCGGTTAACAATGGTATCTTGCACCCGCTACCGCCTGCAAAGCTCGTCCGTTCTGGGCGGCTTTTCCCGCATTCTGGTCCTATTTTATTTACTCGGAGCATCATTTTCTTCATCGAAGGAAGCAAATTGGTCTCGGTTCTCGGGCCTGCTCGCTGCTCCTCACTTTTACATCCCCCCGCCGATATCTGTCCCACTCCCTCTGGGTCGCCCTGGTCACTCGGGGCTGAAAGAATCAAGGGGCGCCTCTCATTCAAGGGGAGCGAGGAGGAGTGGgctcttggggggaaaaaaagcccccACTcgaaaggaggagaagaaggtcTTTATTTGGCCCAGTCAAGGTCACAAAGCAGCGCGCGGTCCTCAAGTCCTCCCGCTCTTCCTCGGGTGAGACAGCCGCCAAATAAACCGGAGGCGGATGGGGGGGCGGGTGAGAGAGACGACAGGAAAAACCCttccacggggggggggggttgcagctTGAAATGGGGAGAGAAAGGCTGCAGACCCCCAACCTGGCCTCTCCCTGGAGTGGAGCCGTTCTCACTCCTGGGGCTATCCGGTCGAGAGGTGGGTGCCAGTGCTtgcgccccccccccaacacacacgcATCGTTTTCACTCCGGATCACAGAGGGGCAGATTTTTTCTCCCCTTGACTGGTTGGCTTTTGCGGGAGAAGGGCGGAAGGATAAAGCCCTCTGCCTTCTTCCGCGCCCTCCTTTAgggctttctttcccttttgccAAGAAAGGGGGGAGGGCTTTACAGAGGCTCGTCTCTCGAGGCCCTGCGCTTTAATCAATCCGAACTAATTACCCTCGAGTCTTAATTAAACTCTTTTAGCAGTTGGATCCGTGTTTTGGCAAGCGGACAGGAGCGTTTCGTAGTTAGACAACACCCGCGCCCGGCTAAGCTTCTCAAGGACCCGAGTTGGCACCTCTGCCGGCTTGGCTCACCTTCCCAGGTTGGCGGGCGACCCCCAGAGGAATCCCTCCCCTCGGCTCCCCCCCCCTCGGCTCCTTGCCAGGCGGGAGAAACAGCCACCGACTATTCCGTTTTAAAGAGACGAACCACCTCTTTATTTGCCACCaaatccaccccccaccccaatgtccctgtttttttttctttttgcacgtgcaataatcataattataataatttaaaaaaatacaactggAAATTTCAGATCCGTACAAACCCGAATCTAACCCTCTCCACAAGGGGTAGAATAGGATGGTCGGGGAAGTGGGCAGGAGAGGACGGGTGGGTCGAGGGGACGGACGaagaagggaagaggagaagcGACCCACAATGGAGAAATCGAGAATCCAAGGGATAAACAGAAGCGACCAGCAGGCAAAGTCAACCAACACAGCGGGTGATAAAAATCTCTATATACAGCAAAAGAGTCTGGGGGACGCGTAGCCGGGGACTGTGAGATCCAAGGGGACATGGTGGAGGCCTCCCAAAAAGAGATGATCGGGGGATCCCCCCTCGCGGGTGCACTGGAGTGCTTTCCTAGTCTTTAGTGAAGAAATTAGAAGGTCTCTCTCGGTGAGCCACTCAAATCCGCGCACGCGTCCATTCACACATGCATTCCAGGGAACTCTTCGGGGCTGTCTTCGGGGAAGGGGGAGGATCCGGTGGGGCACCGCAGAAGGGGTGGGGCCCCAGGGAGGAGACCTACCGTGGTTTCACCCTTTTGTCTTGGGCTGACGTTTCAGGTCAACCCTTTCTGCAGCGCGGGGCGTCTGCCGGGTTCCTCAAGCTAATGAAGGAGCGGCCAAGGGGACCGGGTTCTCGGGTCCCAGGTAGAGGAAGGCAGGGGTTAAGCTTCGTAGGAAGAGAGCCGTGTTGGCCAATAGTGGCAAAAATTCAGGAGGAGCCCAGTAGCCCCTTTTCattacatttcattaaaaggcatcagctttcggGAAAAGGGCTACCAAAGTCCTTCTGGAGTTTACCTGCATCCCTAAAAATAGTCCGCTTCCCGGGTGAGTCTACCAAGATCCACGTTCTCGCCTAGAGTTAAACCGATTTACAGAGCGACGGCAACCCAGGCAGTCCGGAGAACAGGGACCGGATTTCTCTTCCCGCGTTCTGTCCAGAGTAGGAAACAAATTGGGAGCGGTTTTGCTCTCCTTCTGGATTCAGGACTAGCACACCCTCTTCACTGGTGGCGGCGAAGGGCCCGTCCCGGGGCTAGGATGCCGGTTACTCCCCGAAAATGCTTCTGGGGGTCAGGAAACTCCCAAGGACTAGGTCAACGGCTTGCTAAGCTGCTGGCCAGATGGGAAACAGAGCGATCAAGACCCTAGACTTTGGGGTCTGGAGCATCCCACctcccccttttcctttcttaGGTAGCTCCGACTACTTGGGAATAATAGATActtgaaaataaaactaaaatcaaAAGTGCTTCCTTCCTAAGCACGTGCCTCTCCAATTGCTTCTTACTGTCTGCAAGTCTCGctagggaaggaagggaggcaggaaagGAGACCACGCGGAAAGGCCAGCACTCCGACGAGGATCCCCTCCCTGCCATTTTCCATTTTGTCACCAACTCCCCTCCCCTTTGGCGGGCGAGCTATAcggacacacgcacacacacaaatgcaggaACTACCGACCGAGAGAGGAGCGCAGTATCGCCAGGGCGTTTTGGGTCTGGCAAGGCTCCCCCAGCTCAATAAATACACGCCCGGACCGTTGTCCCGGGCCTAGAGCGTGGCCCTCCGCAAATCGAGCGGGGAGGCGGCCGTTGCAGTCTTTTCGCTCCCCCGGCAGCAGCCAAGGACCCAACGTTCACGGAGTCCCGCTGCCGCGGCGCCTCCTCCAGGGCGGGCGCAAGAGGCGGGGGAGCCGAGCCGCCAGGGCGCTTCACGGGCGgtggagcggcggcggcggcggcggcaggtcTGGCTCGCTGCCGCTGCGGGGCAGCCCCAGGGCGGCGCCCCCGCCCCCGCTGTCGTGCAGTTTGCGGACGTGCTTCTTGAGGTCAAAGTTCCGGCAAAAACCTTTGCCGCAGGTGGGGCAGGTGAAGGGCTTCTTGTCGTTGTGCGTGTGCATGTGGAAGGTCAGGTTGTAGACTTGGTGGAAGGCCTTGTTACAAACGGTGCACTTGAACTGCTTCTCGCCGCTGTGGGTCAGCTTGTGGTTTTTGTAGTTtcctagcagcagcagcaggggggaattaataataataataataataataatataataataataataataataatacagtggagATTCTGCAGTTCAGCTCAGTTATCCTCTTTCACGGATTTGCAACTCATAAGCTAGAGAGTCTTTTAAAGCCCAGACCTGCTTTATCAACCCCgatggttgcattcacacaacctacTGTGCTTCAGGCACTGCCTGCAGGTTTCCCTCACAGTAAATATTTAAGTTGGCCTTCTGTGGCTTGCCTGCTACTCTTCGAAAAGAAACCTTTGCCACAACAGAACAGAATTTCAACATGAGGGATGAACTGGAACCCAAGAGCAAAACCCCATGCCCAAATCCCCCAAAGCCTTGGGCCTAATCGCTAAATACTTTTCTCCAGGATCCACAGGGTTCCCCAGATAAATCAGTTGAAATCCGTTTTCCTTAGAATCCCCCCATTTCAGAAATCAcaccagcagcagcaacagcagcggAATCAAACCAACAAAATTTAACAATTTAACAGTTTTGTCCCACATTAAATCTGGATGCTAGGATGCCCAAAGCCATTTTGTCTTATTTGGCAGTAAAGAAATAACTGAGCTTTTGATAAAACAAAGTTCATAAAAATAGACTGTGAAACTTTCCATTGAAAACAGAATGCATGTTTACACAGACATTGTAAGCAGTGGGGTTTACTCCCAGCCAGTAACTGTGATTTTAGGATTTCAGCCTCCATTCCTTTAATGATCCGGCTCAGACGAAATGGGAtatgaaagatagaaagatatgcTTGAGGCACAGCTGGCACAGCCCCGAAGGCCAACTTTGTTCCGTGGGGAATAAATCCCATTGACTCTGGATTTACTCTCAAGTAAGTAAAAAAACAAGGCAACCTTAGGCTGCAATTTTAGGCATTTCTGAATAGGAAAaccacttccccccccccgccccccagaaaGGTATAGTAGACTGAGACGGCATTTCTATTGATACAAGACCTGTTGTATTTTGAAGTTTGTGTCCAAATTGTGGAACTTACTTCCAGGTAAACATACGGTCTGTTAATTTACTTTTCTCTGTGGAATTATAATTACAGTCATGcttaacatttaaaattcaaataaattccTTGCCTACCTGCCCGATCAAATACatcaaaaaataaactttaaggATCTAGATATGATACAAAACCTCATTTACAATATTAcacactccccccgccccccgccccccgccccctttGTGCAGAAAGGGATAGCAACAATTTCCCACGTCTGGGAAACGAACGAGCGAACGAACGTCTGGGAAAAAACAAACCGCATTTACATTTTCATAGCGGCTAGTTCCCAATGAGCCTGCTGCAAAATCAGACACACCGAATTCAGCGGCACTTAATTCCCGTTCCGCGGCTGGGAATGGCAGCTTTCGGGCAGAATCTGCTGCTGGTCTACTCGGAAGGAACTGGTCAGGCCTCCCACCAGAAACAAACGGGGAGGGAGGGCGCTTTCAGCCTCAGGCTGCGTTTCCCAGCCATAATCAAGAGCCATTCCCCGTTTGGCACCCGGTTCTCAGCGGTTTGGTTTACCTTTTTGGTGGAAGCCTTTTCCGCAAAACTCGCAGACGAAAGGTTTGTAGCCTGCGTGGATTCGCGTGTGGGTGTTTAACGTGGAACTCCGGTTAAATGCTTTCCCGCACTGGCTGCACTTATGGGGCTTCTCCTGTGGGGAAACATCAACAAACGAACAACATCAAGAGCAGATCCAGATTCAGGCGCTCGCTTGGGAGAACGCGGGCCGCGCTGGGGCCTGGGCATCCCGCGGCTGTAATGCGCAGCAGAGCAACAACCGCGGGCTTGAAACCACCCGCTGGGTTCCTACCCAAAGGGCTGTTTCAAAGGGGCCCCACCCTCTTAAAAGGGAAGCAAAGGGGAGGGGAGGCGACGAGATGAGAGGAGGCTGGCGAAGGGGGAAATCTGCGGCCGCAGCGCAGTCCGGGTTTGAGAGATTTGGGAATCTCTCCACGGATGTGCGACTGAATTTATTCTCGGAGAAAAGGGGGCCGAGTTGAGCCCTCAGAGGTTATTAGGTTATAATGCACGTCGTGGCTCTTGCGTGAGTGCGCGTGGGTGCGTGAGTGATGAAGAGCTGTCCAGCGTAGAGTTTCGTTCACACAACACCTTAAAACCTAGAACCAGATTATTAAAACACAATGGCTGCGTTCGCGTTATCTGCCAGCCGGGCACAGACCGTAGTGTGGTTAGTTTCACGTGCTTAAGAGAAAGTCTGGGTAGATTTCCCAAACGCGGGAATACCCCACCGGTTGTGCAAACGACGGCCCTCGTTTCAAAGGGGGTCAGCTCTCACGCGAAGGTCGTAGGCTACATTTTCCCGAGAAAAGGGGTGAGAACGAGGAAAACGAGGTAAGGCAAGGCAGCCTCTGTACGCCTCGCCGCTGCATACCTTCTcgcctctccttctctttccgcCCCTGTTTTTAGGCGAGGCGCCTAAAgcgggagagagggagaggcggGGACCCCTAGAGCCCCGATGGGGGAAGAAGGTGCAGGAAGGGCGGCGATTTCTGGCTGACGGCCTGGGGCCTAGACCTGGGCCGGGCGAGCGACCCTCTGGCAGGGGAAATTTTGAGGTCGGGGGCTCCTTCCAGACCGCCGCGGGCCGCGGGAGAGGCTGCGGACAGGACCCGGCGCGGGCGCGCTACCTGGGTGTGGATGATCTTGTGGCGGCAGAGGGTGCTGGCCTGGCGGAATCCCTTGCCGCAGACCTTGCAGATGAAGGGCCGGGCCCCCGTGTGCACCGGCATGTGGCGCGTCAGGTTGTAGTGCGCGTTGAAGACCTGCAAGAGAGAGCCAGGCGCCATTAAACggggcggccgccgccgccgccgccgccgccgccgccgccagggcTCCGGCAGTGGGAGGATGCCGCGCACGCGGGTCACTTGCCTTGCCGCAGACCTCGCAGGTGAAGACCTTGGGCTTGGCGCTGGGCGAGCCGCGGCTGAAGTCGGCCGCCACCCCCTTGAAGGGCAGCTTCTCCGACGCTAGGAGGTgagccgcggcggcggcggcggcggcggcggcgctgtgCAGCTGGGCCTGGGCTAGGTCCTTGAAGGCTGCCTGCGGGTACTTATCCGGCACAGACGGCAGCGCCTGGAGCTTGTTGCGTTCGGCCAGGTAGGTCTTGGGCGCCGTCGGGTCTTGCAGGGCGGGCGCCGGCAGCGACGAGCCCAAGAAGTAGGAGGCCACCGGGTGCAGGCTCAGGCCCGGCGGCTGCGGCTGCGGCTCTGCCGTCCGGCTGAAGTAGCCCAGGGCGCCAAGGGCGTGGAAGGAGGAGTGCTTGATCACCCGCGGCCGGACCAGCTTGTAGTGGGGCGGCTGCTGCAGCAGGCCGAGGGGCGGCTCGGCGGCTTGGGGCTTGAGGCTGAGCCCGCAGCTCAGAGCGGACGAggcggaggaagaggaggaggccgGCTCCAAGGGGGTCTTCCTGGGTTCGGATCCCGCCTTGGCGAAGGGCTCGTAGGCCAGCGGCAGGAAGGGGATCATGCAGGGGATGGAGGGCCCCAGGCTGAGCGCCGGCTGCTGCTGCGGCTTCAGATGCTCCGCTGCCGTGGCTGCCGCCGCTTTGGGGGTCCCACCTCCCCCTTGCAGGAAATGGGGCAGCAGCGGCACGGCTTGGGGTTCCGGGCCCGTCCTAGCCATGATGCGCTCGATGGAGAAGGCCAGGGGCTTGGGCGCGCTCAGCATGCTGCCCCGCGCGACGGCCAGGCTCTTGGCCGCCGTCGGGGggagctgctgcagctgctgcggcggctgctgctgctgctgccggctCTTCTCCATGGCCGGCGTCTCGCTTGGATCAGAGCGGTTCGATATGCTTCGGCCCCCGCGGCGCCCGATCACAGCGCGGCAAGCGGGGAGCctcgcgccgccgccgccgccgccgccgccgccctggaACCTGACCTCAAGCCCTCCGAGGACCCTGCCGCCACCGGCGCCCTCCACGTCTTCATCGCCAGCGGGACCAAGAGCTCCGGCGAGGTCTCCATCCCGACGGCCAGCGAACGCCGCCTGCCCGTCCCGATGGACTCGTGCCGGCCCATCGCCGCCGCCGGTGTGCTTCCTTGGCGGGGGATGCTggtcctcccctcctcctcttccctttcctcttccttggcagcgtctcttgcgGTTCCCCCCCCTCTCTATGGAAAGTGTTGGGTCAATAGCAGCAGCCACGATCCCGCCAATCGCTAACTTCCAAGAAGAGAAGGTAAACTAGATAATTGCTCAATTCGCGTCCAACAGGCAccaggaggaagggggagagaagttGAGCCCCCCTTCCCTACCCACCCCGGAGAGCCAGTGGCTCCTTTTCATTGGTGCCTGCGCCTCCCTCTGCCCTCCTCCCAGAGAGAAGGGGGGGCTCGACTCgcccgccccctccctccctccctccctccctccctctagatCGCCCCTGCTCTGGATCcccctcgcctcgcctcgcctcgccgccAATCGCCTCTCCTTGCCAGGATCAACCTGCCGTTTCGGAGCCACATCCCCACTCCCTCCACCCACTCCTGGtaatcctcctccccctcccccctcccccatcaaaTGACCAAGGCTTCACGCGACCCGGTCAGCTTCGGGAGAGGTCCTGGCGCGGGCTTCTTGGCAGCGCTGAGCGAGCGAGCGAGGAGGGAAGTTGCGCTGCCCGCTCGTTGTCCCTTTCAGGCCGGGCGCACCTGGGAGCAAGCCTTGACTGCTCTGCCGCTGCCTTGCTGACTCGCCCGCTCGCTTCCCGAAGCTCTCCGGCGGGGCCCCTGGGGCGGCGGCTGCCTGGTTGGCTCCGCTCGGTAGAAACAGAGGCGGGCGAAGCGAGGAGCGGGGGCTGCCGGGCCCCACCAGGCATGGGGCTGCGCTCCCTGCAGTGACGCTGGTGTTCTGATCTGGGCCTCCCCACACTTGGCGGTGCCTTGTCTCCTGCTTGACCTGAAGTCCTACTGATAGGAATGCATTACACTCTGTCCAAACATCCTGGAAATGCTTGGATTTCTTCTAAAAGAAGTCAAAATCCAATAATCGTTCTTAACACGACTTCGGTTTCCCTTGCCTCTTC
This genomic interval carries:
- the FEZF1 gene encoding fez family zinc finger protein 1, with amino-acid sequence MPSRPLKEPESEIAGREQNAGSSSTSLAQSVSSVVPWALGLSLQQVTKKSKHFQDVWTECNAFLSVGLQVKQETRHRQVWGGPDQNTSVTAGSAAPCLVGPGSPRSSLRPPLFLPSGANQAAAAPGAPPESFGKRAGESARQRQSSQGLLPGAPGLKGTTSGQRNFPPRSLAQRCQEARARTSPEADRVAKHTGGGDGPARVHRDGQAAFAGRRDGDLAGALGPAGDEDVEGAGGGRVLGGLEVRFQGGGGGGGGGARLPACRAVIGRRGGRSISNRSDPSETPAMEKSRQQQQQPPQQLQQLPPTAAKSLAVARGSMLSAPKPLAFSIERIMARTGPEPQAVPLLPHFLQGGGGTPKAAAATAAEHLKPQQQPALSLGPSIPCMIPFLPLAYEPFAKAGSEPRKTPLEPASSSSSASSALSCGLSLKPQAAEPPLGLLQQPPHYKLVRPRVIKHSSFHALGALGYFSRTAEPQPQPPGLSLHPVASYFLGSSLPAPALQDPTAPKTYLAERNKLQALPSVPDKYPQAAFKDLAQAQLHSAAAAAAAAAAHLLASEKLPFKGVAADFSRGSPSAKPKVFTCEVCGKVFNAHYNLTRHMPVHTGARPFICKVCGKGFRQASTLCRHKIIHTQEKPHKCSQCGKAFNRSSTLNTHTRIHAGYKPFVCEFCGKGFHQKGNYKNHKLTHSGEKQFKCTVCNKAFHQVYNLTFHMHTHNDKKPFTCPTCGKGFCRNFDLKKHVRKLHDSGGGGAALGLPRSGSEPDLPPPPPPLHRP